In a single window of the Syngnathus typhle isolate RoL2023-S1 ecotype Sweden linkage group LG19, RoL_Styp_1.0, whole genome shotgun sequence genome:
- the zgc:56231 gene encoding kinesin-like protein KIF20A, whose translation MLTTRTSTMQPGDMDMTFLSPPQEDTLGAAEQQTMKVYLRVRPFSKDELSDKEDQDCVIIENDQMVTLQAPKGSATMKSFEKGIAMSVHKMSFSKIFGPETTQAELYDNTVKSQMSDFLDGENSLIFSYGVTNAGKTFTILGTSKEPGILPRVLDGIFQYIAGRQYVCMDVKPHLRNDTRCLDAEQVKQEKIAKAASLASFKEECDNRRPSSGSDSVFYPAPSSSSLSDYQSDEERFQFAVWVAFFEIYNERVYDLLQQSKKRSALRVCDDGAGNAYVKDLRWINIQSLSEASKILLIGNKNRSAATTKMNQSSSRSHSIFTMKLLKMDGDKVKRMSEFSLCDLAGSERCNKTKTFGERLKEAGNINNSLLILGKCINALRNNQSERMKSSCIPFRESKLTKLFQAVFCGKGRASMIVNISQCASTYDETLHVMKFSAVAKQVQVIPDKSLESLSESLLAPNGKSLVRNGVIDRQALESFLSEDELLNEDGDADMTLLTQNELLDTIESLRTKLRAERRRNLEQEMEIRKEMGDAMLQQIMESEELRSQQLEELKESYQEKMENTFEMYKDAIKEHAYKSAMNDLEDNYVPLEEFTAEQEKVEALERRLSQLAAGTKVCTVATVDVSCQCQPSKDFEAAGENRLKHLNKEKSAIERMCEDKQQLILSLEKRLMELSETLQTVRDSFLEKSAELEDLQVKTQEQMKSMQEILAQSSEKDKEIASLKAEVSQLTPKSPMQAKPKKGLLSNFKQAVISPRKTRSHTFKKTPATPRR comes from the exons ATGTTAACCA CAAGGACATCAACCATGCAGCCTGGTGACATGGATATGACTTTTCTTTCACCTCCACAG GAGGACACATTAGGAGCAGCAGAACAGCAGACTATGAAAGTCTACCTTCGAGTCAGACCTTTTTCTAAAGATGAGCTCTCTGACAAGGAGGATCAG GATTGCGTGATAATAGAAAACGACCAAATGGTGACGCTGCAAGCCCCGAAAGGTTCTGCCACCATGAAGTCCTTTGAGAAGGGCATCGCCATGTCTGTccacaaaatgtcattttccaaG ATTTTTGGACCAGAGACAACTCAGGCCGAGCTGTATGACAACACGGTCAAAAGTCAAATGTCTGATTTCTTGGATGGGGAGAATTCCCTGATCTTCAGCTATGGCGTCACCAATGCTGGGAAAACCTTCACAATCCTAG GAACTTCAAAAGAGCCGGGAATATTGCCACGAGTATTGGACGGCATTTTTCAGTACATCGCAGGACGCCAATATGTTTGCATGGACGTGAAGCCCCACCTCAGAAATGATACGCGATGTCTGGATGCTGAGCAAGTCAAACAGGAGAAAATTGCTAAAGCTGCTAGCCTTGCATCATTCAAAGAG GAATGTGATAACCGAAGACCCAGCAGTGGATCAGATTCCGTCTTCTATCCTGcgccttcctcttcctcattgTCGGACTATCAATCAG ATGAAGAGCGCTTCCAGTTTGCCGTATGGGTGGCATTCTTTGAAATCTACAACGAGCGCGTCTACGATCTCCTTCAGCAGTCCAAGAAACGTTCTGCGCTTCGTGTTTGCGATGACGGCGCTGGCAACGCTTATGTTAAAG atCTTCGATGGATCAACATCCAGAGTTTGTCGGAAGCCAGCAAAATACTCCTAATTGGCAACAAAAACCGGAGTGCTGCAACCACCAAGATGAACCAGTCCTCCAGCAGAAG CCACAGCATATTCACCATGAAGCTGCTCAAGATGGATGGAGACAAAGTTAAAAGGATGTCCGA GTTTTCTCTGTGTGACTTGGCCGGCTCGGAAAGATGCAACAAAACCAAAACGTTTGGCGAGAGGCTAAAAGAAGCGGGAAACATTAACAACTCGCTCCTCATCCTGGGCAAGTGCATCAATGCCCTGCGCAACAATCAAAgcgaaag AATGAAGAGCAGCTGCATCCCTTTTCGAGAGAGCAAGCTCACCAAGCTCTTCCAGGCGGTTTTCTGCGGCAAAGGAAGAGCTTCGATGATCGTCAACATCAGCCAGTGCGCTTCCACCTATGACGAGACGCTCCACGTCATGAAGTTCTCCGCTGTAGCCaaacaa GTACAGGTGATTCCAGACAAGTCTCTGGAGTCTCTGTCAGAGTCTCTGTTGGCTCCGAACGGCAAATCTCTGGTGAGGAATGGCGTGATTGACAGGCAGGCACTGGAAAGCTTCCTGTCCGAAGACGAGTTGCTGAATGAAGACGGCGACGCAGACATGACCTTGCTGACACAGAAC GAGCTGCTGGACACTATCGAAAGCCTTCGAACAAAACTGCGGGCGGAGCGAAGACGAAACCTGGAGCAGGAGATGGAGATCCGTAAGGAAATGGGCGACGCCATGTTACAGCAGATCATGGAGAGCGAGGAGCTCCGCAG CCAACAGTTGGAAGAGCTGAAGGAGAGCTACCAAGAAAAGATGGAGAACACCTTCGAGATGTACAAGGATGCTATCAAAGAACATGCTTACAAGAGTGCCATGAATGACCTTGAAGACAACTACGTGCCTCTTGAGGAGTTCACCGCTGAGCAGGAGAAAGTGGAG GCCCTGGAGCGACGGCTTTCACAGTTGGCAGCTGGTACCAAAGTCTGCACGGTGGCTACGGTGGACGTGTCATGTCAGTGTCAACCCTCAAAAGACTTTGAAGCTGCAG GGGAGAACCGTCTCAAACATCTCAACAAGGAGAAAAGTGCCATCGAACGCATGTGTGAGGATAAGCAACAG TTGATATTGTCCTTGGAGAAACGACTGATGGAACTTAGTGAAACCCTTCAGACGGTTCGAGACAGCTTCCTGGAGAAATCGGCTGAACTAGAGGATCTTCAAGTGAAGACCCAAGAACAG ATGAAATCAATGCAGGAGATTTTAGCCCAGTCTTCGGAGAAGGACAAGGAAATTGCCTCCCTAAAGGCAGAAGTTTCCCAGCTTACTCCAAAGTCACCTATGCAGGCCAAACCCAAGAAAGGCTTGCTCAGCAACTTCAAGCAAGCGGTTATATCTCCTCGTAAGACCAGAAGCCACACATTCAAGAAAACTCCCGCAACTCCACGTCGTTGA
- the rps20 gene encoding 40S ribosomal protein S20: MAFKDSGKAPVETEVKIHRIRITLTSRNVKSLEKVCADLIRGAKEKKLKVKGPVRMPTKTLRITTRKTPCGEGSKTWDRFQMRIHKRLIDLHSPSEIVKQITSISIEPGVEVEVTIADA, encoded by the exons ATG GCTTTCAAGGACTCTGGGAAGGCACCTGTTGAGACTGAGGTGAAGATCCACCGCATCCGCATCACCCTCACCAGCCGTAATGTCAAATCCCTGGAAAAAG TCTGTGCTGACTTGATCCGTGGCGCAAAGGAGAAGAAACTGAAGGTGAAGGGACCAGTCCGCATGCCAACCAAG ACCCTGCGTATCACCACCAGGAAGACCCCCTGTGGCGAAGGCTCCAAAACTTGGGATCGCTTCCAGATGCGAATCCACAAACGGCTGATTGATCTGCACAGTCCATCTGAAATTGTCAAACAGATCACCTCCATCAGCATCGAGCCTGGTGTTGAGGTTGAAGTTACCATTGCTGATGCGTAA
- the LOC133143758 gene encoding ankyrin repeat and SAM domain-containing protein 6-like, with product MNFGVPANSLLLLSACDEGDYETARGILEPGASKDSGRQSRLRSDAGSECNTADLLLSLVPVDCTDEEGNTGLQFASASGHENLVRFLLRKGASVDSRNNYGWTPLMQASRFGHLTVAHILLENGADINGRNRLGASVLTMAARGGHTHVVKLLLESGAFVDDFDHLAAAAEVVPNENNNNSCSAVGFGAGEGCAGGVRDFMDVTALMVASQHGHEATVRLLLEWGSDVRFAQKTTGWGPLMVATLSGKVAVAQQLVERGADPDRVNVLSKTAFELAMQLKQRDLKAYLDSITTVRPQTDDERRRPDVFSALKLGNSQLVKEILEEDPTQVNSSNQEGASPLMMAAVSGQLEVVQLMVEKKADIDKQDGVHGWTALMQATYHGNKEVVKYLLSQGADVNLRAKNGYTAFDLVMLLNDPDTELVRLLASVCMQVDKERSKHRGRNSVGHSKGRHALNNAPVPPDDKGGLKSWWNRMSNRFRRLKLTHTLRHGLLSNRLAPFPDDAETSLDATMKADVKPASSAHAVSAPAGTQGVSDISAVWAVKSKDTGLCRASSEKEDMLITTMLRSGAPLTRLPNDKLKAVIPPFLPPSNFESWNSDRSHLLREGKSETPRLPMPPQRKLNSSGNSDITSISRVVSRSIKFPGIPKGPSSSSPSNSGHYHSPHSSGGSNGVAGLNRDMHNRSGGSADGVLAQIAAQRKKAAGLIDVKTQPPEKQHSQTSSPFPAASMPTPDMSFHDTHSPHNLVTSDISSRRKMDLKRRPQSGNSSTSKSTSPTLTPSPSPTPKPPGCQGDSLSSASSHPRSKSSGGSSSGTITDDDELSGILKKLSLEKYQPIFEEQEVDMEAFLTLTDGDLRELGIKTDGPRQQILAAISELNAGKGRERQILQETIHNFQSSFGSSASNPRPPGKPRSPTNWMRHQVRSSSKR from the exons ATGAACTTCGGCGTACCCGCTAACTCGCTGCTTCTCCTCAGTGCCTGCGATGAGGGGGACTACGAAACGGCAAGGGGGATTTTGGAGCCCGGAGCCTCCAAAGATTCGGGAAGGCAAAGCAGACTGCGGTCGGACGCAGGCTCGGAGTGCAACACGGCGGATTTGTTGTTGTCTCTTGTACCGGTGGACTGCACGGACGAGGAGGGGAACACCGGCCTGCAGTTTGCTTCTGCCAGCGGTCATGAAAACTTGGTCCGTTTTTTGCTTCGAAAGGGAGCCTCGGTGGATAGCCGCAACAATTATGGCTGGACGCCCCTCATGCAGGCTTCTAG ATTTGGTCATTTGACCGTCGCCCACATCCTATTGGAGAATGGGGCAGACATTAACGGACGGAACCGGCTGGGTGCAAGTGTCCTGACCATGGCCGCGCGTGGGGGACACACGCATGTCGTGAAGCTTCTCCTGGAGAGCGGCGCCTTTGTCGACGACTTCGATCACCTGGCCGCGGCGGCGGAGGTTGTCCCCAAtgaaaataacaacaacagCTGCAG TGCGGTTGGTTTTGGAGCCGGTGAAGGCTGCGCAGGAGGCGTGCGGGATTTCATGGACGTCACCGCTCTGATGGTGGCGTCTCAGCACGGCCACGAAGCCACAGTGCGCCTGCTGCTGGAGTGGGGCTCCGATGTCCGCTTTGCACAGAAGACCACCGGTTGGGGTCCACTGATGGTGGCTACACTCAGCGGGAAG GTGGCTGTGGCCCAGCAGCTGGTGGAGCGTGGTGCCGATCCAGATCGAGTCAATGTGTTGTCCAAGACGGCGTTTGAGCTTGCCATGCAGCTAAAACAGAGAGATCTCAAGGCCTACCTGGATTCCATCACTACTGTTCGACCGCAGACTG ATGATGAAAGACGAAGACCAGATGTGTTCAGTGCCCTCAAACTGG GAAATTCCCAGTTGGTCAAGGAAATTCTGGAGGAAGATCCCACTCAGGTGAATTCCTCCAATCAGGAGGGAGCGTCACCACTGATGATGGCGGCCGTGAGCGGTCAGTTAGAAGTCGTGCAACtgatggtggagaagaaagctgACATCGACAAACAAGATGGAGTCCACGGATGGACCGCTTTGATGCAGGCGACATAtcacgg AAATAAAGAGGTTGTCAAATATCTGCTGAGTCAAGGGGCTGACGTCAACCTTCGAGCAAAGAATGGATACACGGCTTTTGATTTGGTCATGCTGCTGAATGATCCAG aCACTGAGCTGGTGCGTCTGTTAGCATCAGTGTGTATGCAAGTGGACAAGGAAAGGTCCAAACACCGTGGCAGGAATTCAGTGGGTCATTCCAAAGGCAGGCATGCTCTCAATAATGCCCCGGTACCACCTGATGACAAAGGAGGCCTcaag TCGTGGTGGAATAGGATGTCCAATCGGTTCCGGCGGCTGAAGCTGACTCACACCCTGAGGCATGGCCTTTTGTCCAACCGACTGGCTCCGTTCCCTGATGACGCAGAAACCTCCTTGGACGCCACCATGAAAGCTGATGTCAAACCTGCAAGTTCTGCTCACGCTGTATCGGCACCCGCTGGTACCCAGGGAGTAAGTGACATCAGTGCCGTCTGGGCAGTCAAGAGCAAGGACACAG gtctATGCAGGGCGTCGTCAGAAAAGGAGGATATGCTAATTACCACAATG CTTCGAAGTGGCGCTCCCCTTACCAGGCTACCTAACGACAAGCTGAAGGCAGTGATCCCTCCCTTCCTGCCCCCatccaactttgaatcatggaACTCAGACCGCTCACACCTCCTCAGAGAGGGCAAAAGTGAAACACCCCGGCTTCCGATGCCTCCACAGAGAAAGTTGAACAGCAGCGGCAACTCTGATATT ACGTCTATCAGTCGAGTGGTGAGCAGGTCCATTAAGTTTCCCGGCATTCCCAAGGGGCCCTCGTCCTCATCTCCTTCTAATTCTGGCCATTATCACTCGCCTCACTCCTCCGGGGGCTCCAATGGAGTGGCCGGGCTCAACCGGGACATGCACAACCGCTCAG GGGGCAGTGCAGACGGTGTTTTGGCCCAGATAGCTGCACAGCGGAAGAAGGCTGCAGGCCTGATCGACGTGAAGACTCAACCTCCTGAGAAACAGCACAGTCAAACTTCAAGTCCATTTCCGGCCGCCAGCATGCCAACACCTGATATGAGTTTCCATGACACCCACTCCCCCCATAATCTGGTCACCTCAGACATCTCTTCAAGAAGG AAGATGGATTTGAAGAGGAGACCTCAGTCTGGGAATTCGTCCACCTCCAAAAGCACATCGCCCACTCTCACACCATCACCCTCCCCGACCCCAAAGCCTCCCGGTTGTCAAGGAGACTCCTTGTCCTCGGCGTCCTCCCATCCTCGCTCCAAGAGCAGTGGAGGCTCCAGCAGCGGAACCATCACCGATGACG atgAGTTGTCAGGTATCTTAAAGAAGTTATCCTTGGAAAAATATCAGCCCATATTTGAGGAACAGGAG GTGGACATGGAAGCTTTCTTGACGCTAACCGACGGCGACCTGAGAGAACTGGGCATTAAAACCGATGGACCGAGACAACAAATCTTGGCAGCCATATCAGAGCTCAACGCTGGGAAG GGTCGAGAAAGGCAGATCCTTCAAGAAACCATACACAACTTTCAGTCCTCCTTCGGCAGCAGTGCCAGTAACCCGAGACCACCTGGAAAGCCACGCT ctccAACTAATTGGATGAGACACCAGGTCCGTTCCTCCAGTAAGAGGTAA